One genomic window of Xanthobacter dioxanivorans includes the following:
- the edd gene encoding phosphogluconate dehydratase has protein sequence MAAQPALNARVAEVTRGIVERSRAGRARYLERIEAAAAHRPERTRLGCANQAHGFAACGPADKALLRAGATPNLGIVSAYNDMLSAHQPYERYPGLIREAAHAAGGTAQMAGGVPAMCDGITQGEAGMELSLFSREVIALATAVALSHQTFDAAVFLGICDKIVPGLVIGALAFGHLPAVFIPSGPMTSGLPNTEKSKIRQLFAEGKLGRDALLEAEAKSYHGPGTCTFYGTANTNQMLMEIMGLHLPGASFVTPDTPLRDALTKAAVERALAITALGNAYTPVGRMLDEKAFVNGIVGLHATGGSTNHTLHLVAMAAAGGIFLTWDDFSALAEVTPLLARVYPNGAADVNHFHAAGGMAFVIRELLGAGLLHADVETVLGQGLEAYAREPVLDGESLGWREGPAATGDDKVLRGVSAPFQTTGGLKVLDGNLGRAVIKTSAVAPERHVIEAPARVFHSQDELQAAFKAGTLTGDFVAVVRFQGPKANGMPELHKLMPPLGVLQDRGQKVALVTDGRMSGASGKVPSAIHVTPEAVEGGAIARIRDGDLVRVDAVEGRIEVLVPPGEWAARPAASADLSSSHVGVGRELFAPFRAAVGTADKGATIFAAPVFTEAAE, from the coding sequence ATGGCCGCCCAGCCCGCCTTGAATGCCCGCGTGGCGGAAGTGACGCGAGGGATCGTCGAGCGCAGCCGCGCCGGCCGCGCGCGCTATCTGGAGCGGATCGAGGCCGCGGCCGCCCACAGGCCGGAGCGCACGCGGCTCGGCTGCGCCAACCAGGCCCACGGATTTGCCGCCTGCGGCCCGGCGGACAAGGCGCTGCTGCGGGCGGGCGCGACGCCCAATCTCGGCATCGTCAGCGCCTATAACGACATGCTCTCCGCGCACCAGCCCTACGAGCGCTATCCCGGCCTGATCCGCGAGGCCGCGCACGCGGCCGGCGGCACGGCGCAGATGGCCGGCGGCGTGCCCGCCATGTGCGACGGCATCACCCAGGGCGAGGCGGGCATGGAGCTTTCGCTGTTCTCCCGCGAGGTGATCGCCCTCGCCACCGCCGTCGCCCTCTCCCACCAGACCTTCGACGCGGCGGTGTTCCTCGGCATCTGCGACAAGATCGTGCCCGGCCTCGTCATCGGGGCGCTGGCGTTCGGCCACCTGCCGGCGGTGTTCATTCCCTCCGGCCCCATGACCAGCGGCCTGCCGAACACCGAGAAGTCGAAGATCCGCCAGCTCTTCGCCGAGGGGAAGCTGGGCCGCGACGCGCTGCTGGAGGCGGAGGCGAAATCCTATCACGGGCCGGGAACCTGCACCTTCTACGGCACCGCCAACACCAACCAGATGCTCATGGAGATCATGGGCCTGCACCTGCCGGGCGCCTCCTTCGTCACCCCCGACACGCCCCTGCGCGACGCCCTGACCAAGGCCGCGGTGGAACGGGCTCTGGCCATCACCGCGCTGGGCAATGCCTATACCCCCGTCGGCCGCATGCTGGACGAAAAGGCGTTCGTGAACGGCATCGTCGGGCTGCACGCCACCGGCGGCTCCACCAACCACACGCTCCACCTCGTGGCCATGGCGGCGGCGGGAGGCATCTTTCTGACCTGGGACGATTTCTCGGCGCTGGCCGAGGTGACGCCGCTGCTCGCCCGCGTCTATCCCAACGGCGCGGCGGACGTGAACCATTTCCACGCGGCGGGCGGCATGGCCTTCGTCATCCGCGAGCTCCTGGGCGCCGGCCTGCTCCATGCCGACGTGGAGACCGTGCTCGGCCAGGGGCTGGAGGCCTATGCGCGCGAGCCGGTGCTGGACGGCGAGAGCCTCGGCTGGCGGGAGGGACCGGCCGCCACCGGCGACGACAAGGTGCTGCGCGGCGTCAGCGCCCCCTTCCAGACCACCGGCGGGCTGAAGGTGCTCGACGGCAATCTCGGCCGCGCGGTCATCAAGACCTCGGCGGTCGCCCCCGAGCGGCACGTCATCGAGGCGCCCGCCCGGGTGTTCCATTCGCAGGATGAGCTCCAGGCCGCCTTCAAGGCGGGGACGCTGACCGGCGATTTCGTCGCCGTGGTGCGCTTCCAGGGACCGAAGGCCAACGGCATGCCGGAGCTGCACAAGCTGATGCCGCCCCTCGGCGTGCTCCAGGACCGCGGGCAGAAGGTCGCCCTCGTCACCGACGGGCGCATGTCGGGCGCCTCGGGCAAGGTGCCGTCCGCCATCCATGTGACGCCGGAGGCGGTGGAGGGCGGCGCCATCGCGCGGATCCGCGACGGCGACCTGGTGCGGGTCGATGCGGTGGAAGGCCGGATCGAGGTGCTGGTCCCGCCCGGCGAATGGGCGGCGCGCCCCGCGGCGAGCGCGGATCTCAGTTCCTCCCACGTGGGCGTCGGCCGCGAACTGTTCGCCCCGTTCCGCGCCGCCGTCGGCACCGCGGACAAGGGCGCCACCATCTTCGCCGCGCCCGTCTTCACCGAGGCGGCGGAATAG
- a CDS encoding response regulator transcription factor, giving the protein MANAWKILVVEDDPELRDALIEQLALQDEFEPVAAETATAALETAKNGAIDIVIMDVGLPDMDGRDAVRQMRRAGFKAPILMLTGHDTDSDTIMGLEAGANDYIAKPFRFAVLLARLRAQMRSHEASEDAVFAIGPYSFRPGAKLLLTERGSKIRLTEKETAILRYLYRAGKTPVPRETLLQEVWGYNSGVTTHTLETHIYRLRQKIEPDPSNPTLLATQAGGYKLVP; this is encoded by the coding sequence ATGGCCAATGCGTGGAAGATCCTGGTAGTCGAAGACGACCCGGAGCTGCGCGATGCGCTGATCGAGCAGCTCGCGCTCCAGGATGAATTCGAGCCCGTCGCCGCCGAGACCGCCACCGCCGCCCTCGAGACGGCGAAGAACGGCGCGATCGACATCGTCATCATGGACGTGGGCCTGCCGGACATGGACGGGCGCGACGCCGTGCGGCAGATGCGCCGCGCCGGCTTCAAGGCGCCCATCCTCATGCTGACCGGCCACGACACGGACAGCGATACCATCATGGGCCTCGAGGCGGGAGCCAACGACTATATCGCCAAGCCCTTCCGCTTCGCCGTGCTGCTGGCCCGGCTGCGGGCCCAGATGCGTTCGCACGAGGCGAGCGAGGACGCGGTGTTCGCCATCGGCCCCTATTCCTTCCGGCCCGGCGCCAAGCTGCTGCTCACCGAGCGCGGCTCCAAGATCCGCCTCACCGAGAAGGAGACGGCGATCCTGCGCTATCTCTACCGGGCGGGAAAAACCCCGGTGCCGCGCGAGACGCTGCTGCAGGAGGTCTGGGGTTACAATTCCGGCGTAACCACGCATACTCTGGAAACCCACATCTATCGCCTGCGCCAGAAGATCGAGCCCGACCCCTCCAATCCCACTCTGCTCGCAACCCAGGCCGGAGGCTACAAGCTGGTGCCCTGA
- a CDS encoding Crp/Fnr family transcriptional regulator: MSIEKDIALLRAVATFDVLSSEALRILAISAEERTLADGEGLFRAGEVADCAYVVVSGRIRLVDERKADAPRMLKEVGPGTLLGETALLVATPRPVTAVASGSTVVVRIARSTFVRMLESYPEAATKLRRSIAKRLDETIRALDSVRVKLEDQRQRRRR, from the coding sequence GTGAGCATCGAGAAGGACATTGCGCTGCTTCGAGCGGTCGCCACCTTCGACGTGCTCAGTTCCGAGGCCCTGCGCATCCTCGCCATCAGCGCCGAGGAGCGGACGCTGGCCGACGGGGAGGGCCTGTTCCGTGCCGGCGAGGTCGCCGACTGCGCCTATGTGGTGGTCTCGGGCCGCATCCGGCTGGTGGACGAGCGCAAGGCCGATGCGCCGCGCATGCTCAAGGAGGTGGGGCCGGGCACCCTCTTGGGCGAGACCGCCCTGCTGGTGGCCACGCCGCGCCCGGTCACCGCCGTTGCGTCGGGCTCCACGGTGGTGGTGCGCATCGCCCGCTCCACCTTCGTGCGCATGCTGGAAAGCTATCCCGAAGCCGCCACCAAGCTCCGGCGCAGCATCGCCAAGCGCCTCGACGAGACCATCCGCGCCCTCGACAGCGTGCGGGTGAAGCTCGAGGACCAGCGCCAGCGCCGCCGCCGCTGA
- a CDS encoding L,D-transpeptidase family protein codes for MGISKITVRRRPGAAHLGLLRAGALALPVAIGRAGTGFDKREGDGRTPAGTWRIRRLLYRPDHGQRPVTRLPAAPLRKGDGWCDEPSDRRYNRAVRLPLGGTRPVSHERMWRDDDVYDLVLVLDHNTRPRVAGRGSAVFVHLARPGFAPTAGCVALRRADLVRLLARLRPGARLVVEHG; via the coding sequence GTGGGCATCTCGAAAATCACCGTCCGCCGCCGCCCCGGCGCGGCGCATCTCGGTCTTCTGCGCGCCGGCGCCCTGGCCTTGCCGGTCGCCATCGGCCGGGCCGGAACGGGCTTCGACAAGCGCGAGGGGGACGGGCGCACCCCCGCCGGAACGTGGCGGATCCGTCGGTTGCTCTACCGGCCGGACCACGGACAGCGCCCGGTGACGCGCCTTCCCGCGGCGCCGCTGCGGAAAGGCGACGGCTGGTGCGACGAGCCCTCGGACCGCCGCTACAACCGGGCGGTCCGGCTGCCCCTCGGCGGCACCCGGCCGGTGTCCCACGAGCGCATGTGGCGCGACGATGACGTCTACGATCTGGTGCTGGTATTGGACCACAACACCCGGCCGCGCGTGGCCGGGCGCGGCTCGGCGGTGTTCGTGCACCTGGCGCGCCCGGGCTTTGCGCCCACGGCGGGGTGCGTGGCGCTGCGGCGCGCGGACCTCGTCCGCCTCCTTGCCCGCCTCAGGCCCGGCGCCCGGCTGGTGGTGGAGCACGGCTGA
- a CDS encoding dicarboxylate/amino acid:cation symporter, with amino-acid sequence MAHALPVAAPVRPRKFYHHLYFQVLVAIAAGCLLGHFYPDVGASMKPLGDAFIKLVKMVIAPVIFLTVVTGIAGMRDLGKVGRVAGKAMIYFLTFSTLALIIGLVVANVVQPGAGLNIDPASLDPKAVATYAAKAHDSSIIGFLMDIIPATPVAAHASGDILQVLFFSVLFGIALGGVGDLGQPVLTLFNSLSAAMFRLVAIVMKVAPIGAFGAMAFTIGKYGIGSVKNLAFLIFTFYLTAGLFIFVVLGLVARYNGFSLWKLLKYIREELLLVLGTSSSEAALPGLMLKMEKAGCGKSVVGLVIPTGYSFNLDGTNIYMTLAALFIAQATGIHLSLEEQILLLLVAMLSSKGAAGITGAGFITLAATLSVVPSVPVAGLALILGIDRFMSECRAITNFIGNAVATIVVARWEGELDKAQLARVLNGEHYSLEDELDSTPATPAIAAE; translated from the coding sequence ATGGCCCACGCCCTTCCCGTCGCAGCGCCCGTGCGCCCGCGCAAGTTCTATCATCACCTCTATTTCCAGGTGCTCGTGGCCATCGCCGCGGGCTGCCTGCTCGGCCACTTCTATCCGGATGTCGGCGCCAGCATGAAGCCGCTGGGCGACGCCTTCATCAAGCTGGTGAAGATGGTCATCGCCCCGGTCATCTTCCTCACCGTGGTGACCGGCATCGCCGGCATGCGCGACCTGGGCAAGGTCGGGCGGGTGGCCGGCAAGGCCATGATCTACTTCCTCACCTTCTCCACGCTTGCCCTCATCATCGGCCTCGTCGTGGCCAACGTGGTGCAGCCCGGCGCGGGCCTCAACATCGATCCCGCCAGCCTCGATCCCAAGGCGGTGGCGACCTATGCCGCCAAGGCCCATGATTCCTCCATCATCGGCTTCCTGATGGACATCATCCCGGCGACGCCCGTGGCGGCGCACGCCTCCGGCGACATCCTCCAGGTGCTGTTCTTCTCGGTGCTGTTCGGCATCGCGCTCGGCGGCGTCGGCGATCTCGGCCAGCCGGTGCTGACGCTGTTCAACTCGCTCTCCGCCGCCATGTTCCGGCTGGTGGCGATCGTGATGAAGGTGGCACCCATCGGCGCATTCGGCGCCATGGCTTTCACCATCGGCAAGTACGGTATCGGCTCGGTCAAGAACCTCGCCTTCCTGATCTTCACTTTCTACCTCACCGCCGGCCTGTTCATCTTTGTCGTCCTCGGGCTTGTGGCGCGCTACAACGGCTTCTCGCTCTGGAAGCTGCTGAAGTACATCCGGGAGGAACTCCTCCTCGTGCTTGGCACCTCGTCCTCCGAGGCGGCACTGCCGGGCCTGATGCTGAAGATGGAGAAGGCCGGCTGCGGCAAGTCGGTGGTGGGCCTCGTGATCCCCACCGGCTACTCGTTCAACCTCGACGGCACCAACATCTACATGACGCTGGCGGCGCTGTTCATCGCCCAGGCGACGGGCATCCACCTGTCGCTGGAAGAGCAGATCCTGCTGCTGCTGGTGGCCATGCTGTCCTCCAAGGGCGCGGCGGGCATCACCGGGGCGGGCTTCATCACCCTGGCCGCGACGCTCTCCGTGGTGCCGAGCGTGCCGGTGGCGGGGCTTGCCCTCATCCTCGGCATCGACCGTTTCATGTCCGAGTGCCGGGCCATCACCAACTTCATCGGCAACGCGGTGGCCACCATCGTGGTGGCCCGCTGGGAGGGCGAGCTCGACAAGGCCCAGCTCGCCCGCGTCCTCAATGGCGAGCACTACTCGCTGGAGGACGAACTCGACTCCACCCCGGCGACGCCGGCCATCGCCGCCGAGTAA
- a CDS encoding sigma-54-dependent transcriptional regulator: MSDVAFIDDDDALRAANVQALMLAGLSATGFASAVDALDQLDADFPGVVVTDVRMPRIDGLELFRRLKRVDPDLPVILVTGHGDIAMAVDAMREGAYDFLAKPYASERLITSVRHALDRRRLVLENRELKRSVEAASEDMPLLGSTPVMARMRQMLRQIAEADVDVLVEGETGSGKEVVANALHRWSRRANRPFVAVNCGALPETVIESELFGYEAGAFTGALKKRIGRIEHAHGGTLFLDEIEAMSPALQVKLLRVLEAREVQPLGTNETRRVDIRVVAASKVDLPALVRQGRFREDLYYRLHVAAVRIPPLRERRADVPLLFGHFLARAAERFNRVPPELDASVRRHLGAHDWPGNVRELVHYAERVALGLVEPLPALAQDASLGEGTLPERVDRFEAAEIRAALEANQGDVQAAVAALGIPRKTFYDKLRRHGIDQAAYRPGKARG; this comes from the coding sequence ATGAGCGATGTCGCCTTCATCGACGACGACGATGCGCTGCGCGCCGCCAACGTGCAGGCGCTGATGCTGGCCGGCCTTTCGGCCACCGGCTTCGCCTCCGCCGTCGACGCGCTGGACCAGCTCGACGCGGACTTCCCCGGCGTCGTCGTCACCGACGTGCGCATGCCGCGCATCGACGGGCTGGAGCTGTTCCGGCGGCTGAAGCGCGTCGATCCCGACCTGCCGGTGATCCTGGTCACCGGCCACGGCGACATCGCCATGGCGGTGGATGCCATGCGCGAGGGCGCCTACGACTTCCTGGCCAAGCCCTATGCCTCGGAACGGCTGATCACCAGCGTGCGCCACGCCCTCGACCGGCGCCGCCTGGTGCTGGAGAACCGGGAGCTGAAGCGCTCGGTGGAGGCGGCGAGCGAGGACATGCCGCTGCTCGGCTCCACCCCGGTGATGGCGCGCATGCGGCAGATGCTGCGCCAGATCGCCGAGGCCGACGTGGACGTGCTGGTGGAGGGGGAGACCGGTTCCGGCAAGGAGGTGGTGGCCAACGCGCTGCACCGCTGGAGCCGGCGCGCCAACCGTCCGTTCGTGGCGGTCAATTGCGGCGCCCTGCCGGAAACCGTGATCGAAAGCGAATTGTTCGGCTATGAGGCCGGCGCCTTCACCGGGGCGCTGAAGAAGCGCATCGGGCGCATCGAGCACGCCCATGGCGGCACCCTCTTCCTCGACGAGATCGAGGCCATGTCGCCGGCGTTGCAGGTGAAGCTGCTGCGGGTGCTGGAGGCGCGCGAGGTCCAGCCGCTCGGCACCAACGAGACGCGGCGGGTGGACATCCGGGTGGTGGCCGCCTCCAAGGTGGACCTGCCGGCTTTGGTGCGGCAGGGCCGCTTTCGCGAGGACCTTTATTACCGCCTCCACGTGGCGGCGGTGCGCATCCCGCCCTTGCGCGAGCGGCGGGCGGACGTGCCGCTTTTGTTCGGCCATTTCCTCGCCCGCGCCGCCGAGCGCTTCAACCGGGTGCCGCCGGAGCTGGACGCGAGCGTGCGCCGGCATCTCGGCGCGCACGACTGGCCCGGCAACGTGCGCGAGCTGGTGCACTATGCCGAGCGGGTGGCGCTGGGGCTGGTGGAGCCCCTGCCGGCCTTGGCGCAGGACGCCTCCTTGGGCGAAGGCACCCTTCCCGAGCGGGTGGACCGCTTCGAGGCGGCGGAGATCCGCGCCGCGCTGGAGGCGAACCAGGGCGACGTGCAGGCGGCGGTGGCCGCCCTCGGCATCCCCCGCAAGACCTTCTACGACAAGCTGCGCCGCCACGGCATCGACCAAGCGGCATACCGGCCGGGGAAGGCGCGCGGCTGA
- a CDS encoding Tex family protein encodes MAAAPQGPSELIARIIAAEIGARPAQVTAAVALIDEGATVPFIARYRKEVTDGLDDTQLRTLEERLSYLRELEARRAAVLSSIEGQGKLTDELSGKIAAATTKAELEDLYLPYKPKRRTKAEIAREKGLGPLAEAILADRSVAPAERASAFLTEQVPDIKAALDGARDILVETFAENADLVGRLRTHLKANAVLKARMAEGKEEAGAKFRDYFDHSEKWATAPSHRVLAMLRGRNEEMLTLDLVVDEDATTPVKPAERIVAEAYAIPLANGAPADGFLLEVARWAWRVKLSLHLTVELMGEMRERAEEEAIRVFARNLKDLLLAAPAGSRATMGLDPGIRTGVKVAVVDGTGKLIATSTVYPFQPRNDVQGASAELASLIRRHNVELIAIGNGTASRETDKLVADLLGLLPPPEPPRKLPIKVVVSEAGASVYSASATAAAEMPDIDVSLRGAVSIARRLQDPLAELVKIEPKAIGVGQYQHDVDQARLAKALDAVVEDAVNAVGVDLNMASASLLARVSGLGTSLAEAIVAHRNTVGPFKTRKELLKVSRLGPRTFELAAGFLRIPEGAEPLDASAVHPEAYDLAKKIVAACGRDVRALMGDTAALKALDPRAFVDARFGLPTVRDILTELEKPGRDPRPQFKTATFAEGVHEMSDLKPGMVLEGTVTNVAAFGAFVDIGVHQDGLVHVSALADRFVKDPHEVVKAGDVVKVRVVEVDVKRKRIALSMRKDDAGARPSGGRPQEARNDGPRNEGRANEARRAPPPAREKPGQGAFGAALAEALKRKGP; translated from the coding sequence ATGGCCGCCGCACCGCAGGGACCGAGCGAACTGATCGCCCGCATCATCGCCGCCGAGATCGGCGCCCGCCCGGCGCAGGTGACCGCGGCCGTCGCCCTCATCGACGAAGGCGCCACGGTCCCCTTCATCGCCCGCTACCGCAAGGAAGTGACGGACGGCCTCGACGACACCCAGCTGCGGACGCTGGAAGAGCGCCTCTCCTATCTGCGCGAGCTGGAGGCCCGGCGCGCCGCCGTGCTGTCCTCCATCGAGGGGCAGGGCAAGCTCACCGACGAACTGAGCGGCAAGATCGCCGCCGCCACCACCAAGGCGGAGCTGGAGGACCTCTACCTCCCCTACAAGCCCAAGCGCCGCACCAAGGCGGAGATCGCCCGCGAGAAGGGGCTCGGGCCCCTTGCGGAGGCGATCCTGGCGGATCGCAGTGTCGCACCCGCCGAGCGCGCGAGCGCCTTCCTCACCGAGCAGGTGCCGGACATCAAGGCGGCCCTCGACGGCGCCCGCGACATCCTGGTGGAGACCTTCGCCGAGAATGCCGACCTCGTCGGCCGGCTGCGCACGCACCTGAAGGCCAATGCCGTGCTCAAGGCCAGGATGGCCGAGGGCAAGGAGGAGGCCGGCGCCAAGTTCCGCGACTATTTCGACCATTCGGAAAAGTGGGCCACCGCCCCCAGCCACCGCGTGCTCGCCATGCTGCGCGGGCGCAACGAGGAGATGCTGACCCTCGACCTCGTGGTGGACGAGGACGCCACCACCCCGGTGAAGCCGGCCGAGCGCATCGTCGCCGAGGCCTACGCGATCCCGCTCGCCAATGGCGCGCCGGCGGACGGCTTCCTGCTGGAGGTGGCCCGCTGGGCGTGGCGGGTGAAGCTCTCGCTCCACCTCACCGTGGAGCTGATGGGCGAGATGCGCGAGCGCGCCGAGGAGGAGGCCATCCGCGTCTTCGCCCGCAACCTCAAGGACCTGCTGCTGGCGGCGCCGGCCGGTTCGCGCGCCACCATGGGGCTCGACCCCGGCATCCGCACCGGGGTGAAGGTGGCGGTGGTGGACGGCACCGGCAAGCTCATCGCCACCTCCACCGTCTATCCGTTCCAGCCGCGCAACGACGTGCAGGGCGCGAGCGCGGAGCTCGCCAGCCTCATCCGCCGGCACAATGTGGAGCTGATCGCCATCGGCAACGGCACCGCGAGCCGGGAGACCGACAAGCTGGTGGCGGATCTCCTCGGCCTGCTGCCGCCGCCCGAGCCGCCGCGCAAATTGCCCATCAAGGTGGTGGTGAGCGAGGCCGGCGCCTCGGTCTATTCCGCCTCGGCCACCGCCGCCGCCGAGATGCCGGACATCGACGTGTCGCTCCGCGGCGCCGTCTCCATCGCCCGCCGGCTCCAGGATCCCCTGGCCGAGCTGGTGAAGATCGAGCCGAAGGCCATCGGCGTCGGCCAGTACCAGCACGACGTGGATCAGGCCCGGCTCGCCAAGGCCCTCGACGCGGTGGTGGAGGATGCGGTGAACGCGGTGGGCGTGGACCTCAACATGGCCTCCGCCTCCCTCCTCGCCCGGGTGTCCGGCCTCGGCACCTCCCTGGCGGAGGCCATCGTCGCCCATCGCAACACGGTGGGGCCGTTCAAGACCCGCAAGGAATTGCTGAAGGTCTCCCGCCTCGGCCCGCGCACCTTCGAGCTCGCCGCCGGCTTCCTGCGCATCCCCGAGGGCGCCGAGCCGCTCGATGCCTCGGCGGTGCATCCGGAGGCCTATGATCTGGCCAAGAAGATCGTCGCCGCCTGCGGCCGCGACGTGCGCGCCCTCATGGGCGACACCGCCGCGCTGAAGGCGCTGGACCCGCGCGCCTTCGTGGACGCGCGCTTCGGCCTGCCCACCGTGCGCGACATCCTCACCGAGCTGGAGAAGCCGGGCCGCGACCCGCGCCCGCAGTTCAAGACCGCCACCTTCGCCGAGGGCGTTCACGAGATGAGCGACCTGAAGCCCGGCATGGTGCTGGAGGGCACGGTGACCAACGTCGCCGCCTTCGGCGCCTTCGTGGACATCGGCGTCCACCAGGACGGGCTGGTCCACGTCTCGGCGCTGGCCGACCGCTTCGTGAAGGACCCGCACGAGGTGGTGAAGGCCGGCGACGTGGTGAAGGTGCGCGTGGTCGAGGTGGACGTGAAGAGGAAGCGCATTGCCCTCTCCATGCGCAAGGACGACGCCGGCGCCCGCCCTTCCGGGGGCCGGCCGCAGGAGGCGCGCAACGACGGGCCGCGCAACGAGGGACGGGCGAACGAGGCCCGCCGCGCCCCGCCGCCGGCCCGGGAGAAGCCGGGGCAGGGCGCGTTCGGCGCGGCGCTGGCCGAGGCGCTCAAGCGCAAGGGGCCGTAG
- a CDS encoding sensor histidine kinase, with protein MDAAEGGSSTVHGRRRLLVAAGVVAGMLAVMLGLDRIADFAARRWALAQVEAGARTAAALRVAVLRSEIEKQRSLPFALAQDPDVRRALASQDAGLFLALDQRFEALVARVRAGVIYLIDTGGHTVAASNFNTPESFLNSDYGFRPYFRIALAEGRAEHFAFGTVSRKPGLYLAQRVEDAAGEPLGVLVLKAEFDTLEEEWRHFSEPTFVTDARHIVLIASEPAFRFRTTVPLDAGERKVIRESLQFGDAPLDLIDLSPVPGDPGLKRVRLPGRSKREDFLEASMPVPTTDWTLSVLAPTAATTALAATAARASAALLGVVGLGSAGLWRTRRRRRARAEARQAEARRELEERVAVRTAELSAANAQLRTEMEERRRARLAIDALQDELVQANKLAVLGQIAAGVAHEVNQPVAAIRTFAENSRAFLDRGDAGSAARNLDTIAALTERIGAITGELRAFARKSAAQLEPVRIGAVVDGALLLLRYRLLQNDIALAVVLDAPDARVTGDRVRLEQVFVNLVQNAAEALAGRPGATIRITSETRADTVVVTVADNGPGLSPQVLGALFLPFTTTKPQGLGLGLVISKDIIAECGGSLAVESRAGAVFTITLPRAS; from the coding sequence GTGGACGCGGCGGAGGGTGGAAGCAGCACAGTTCACGGCCGGCGGCGGCTGCTGGTCGCCGCCGGGGTGGTGGCGGGCATGCTCGCCGTCATGCTCGGCCTCGACCGCATCGCCGATTTTGCCGCGCGCCGCTGGGCCCTCGCCCAGGTGGAGGCGGGCGCGCGCACGGCCGCGGCGCTCAGGGTGGCGGTGCTGCGCAGCGAGATCGAGAAGCAGCGCTCCCTGCCGTTCGCCCTGGCGCAGGATCCCGACGTGCGCCGGGCGCTGGCGAGCCAGGACGCCGGGTTGTTCCTCGCCCTCGACCAGCGGTTCGAGGCCCTGGTCGCGCGGGTGCGCGCGGGGGTGATCTATCTCATCGACACCGGCGGGCACACGGTGGCGGCGAGCAATTTCAACACCCCGGAGAGCTTCCTCAACAGCGACTACGGCTTCCGCCCGTATTTCCGCATCGCCCTGGCGGAGGGGCGGGCGGAGCATTTCGCCTTCGGCACCGTCAGCCGCAAGCCGGGCCTCTACCTCGCCCAGAGGGTGGAGGACGCGGCCGGCGAGCCCCTGGGCGTGCTGGTGCTGAAAGCCGAGTTCGACACCCTTGAGGAGGAATGGCGGCACTTCTCCGAGCCCACCTTCGTCACCGACGCGCGCCACATCGTGCTCATCGCCAGCGAGCCGGCCTTCCGCTTCCGCACCACCGTTCCCCTCGACGCGGGGGAGCGCAAGGTGATTCGCGAAAGCCTGCAGTTCGGCGATGCGCCCCTCGATCTCATCGACCTCAGCCCGGTGCCGGGGGATCCCGGGCTGAAGCGGGTGCGCCTGCCGGGGCGCTCCAAGCGGGAGGATTTCCTCGAGGCGTCCATGCCGGTGCCCACCACCGACTGGACCCTGTCCGTGCTCGCCCCCACCGCCGCCACCACCGCCCTCGCCGCCACGGCGGCCCGGGCCTCGGCGGCGCTGCTCGGCGTGGTGGGGCTGGGCTCGGCGGGCCTGTGGCGCACCCGCCGCCGACGCCGGGCGCGGGCGGAGGCGCGGCAGGCCGAGGCGCGGCGCGAGCTGGAGGAGCGCGTCGCCGTGCGCACCGCCGAGCTCAGCGCCGCCAACGCCCAGCTGCGCACCGAGATGGAGGAGCGCCGCCGCGCCCGCCTCGCCATCGACGCCTTGCAGGACGAGCTGGTGCAGGCGAACAAGCTCGCCGTGCTCGGCCAGATCGCGGCGGGCGTCGCCCATGAGGTGAACCAGCCGGTGGCCGCCATCCGCACCTTCGCGGAGAATTCCCGCGCCTTCCTCGATCGCGGCGATGCGGGATCGGCGGCGCGGAACCTGGACACCATCGCCGCCCTCACCGAGCGCATCGGCGCCATCACCGGCGAATTGCGCGCCTTTGCCCGCAAGTCGGCGGCGCAGCTTGAGCCGGTGCGGATCGGCGCGGTGGTGGACGGCGCCCTCCTGCTGCTGCGCTACCGCCTGCTGCAGAACGACATCGCCCTCGCGGTCGTCCTCGATGCCCCGGACGCGAGGGTGACCGGCGACCGGGTGCGGCTGGAGCAGGTGTTCGTCAACCTCGTCCAGAACGCCGCCGAGGCCCTCGCCGGCCGCCCCGGCGCGACCATCCGCATCACCTCCGAAACCCGCGCCGACACGGTCGTGGTGACCGTCGCCGACAATGGGCCGGGCCTGTCGCCGCAGGTTCTGGGGGCGCTGTTCCTGCCCTTCACCACCACCAAGCCGCAGGGGCTGGGGCTCGGCCTCGTCATCTCCAAGGACATCATCGCCGAATGCGGCGGCTCGCTGGCGGTGGAGAGCCGGGCCGGGGCCGTCTTCACCATAACCCTTCCGAGAGCCTCATGA